Part of the Zea mays cultivar B73 chromosome 4, Zm-B73-REFERENCE-NAM-5.0, whole genome shotgun sequence genome is shown below.
AGAGGCGACAACGAGCGGTACAGAGGTTCGGCGGGAGGGAAATTGAAAACCTGGCTGCGCATGGGAGGGTTGGCTAAACCAGATTTTGGATAACTACTCTGATTTAAGGCTTTAATGTTGGACTTAAATTGTTTTTTGGTGACTCAAAACATCTCGTTTTCATGTTATAAGGCATTTTTATGGGTCACCTTGTTGAAGATGCTCTTAGACAAAGTGTGATGCAGTTAGCTACGAACCAAGCAGACTCTAATATACATGCTGGGTTTTCCGTCCGACATTATGCATTGCTTCTTTTGATGGTGTGTGTATAagagtctgtttggttgggctgtggcggtGAAAAAAACTGTTGTGGGTTGTGAGCTATGAAAAAACTGTTGTGGACTGTGAACTgctaaaaagctaaaaatcgttgggtggaaaccactaaaagtcgctaAAAATTCTTTCatatatattttcacagttcCACCTAAAAGCTGCTAAAAGCAGGTCGAGAGTTGCTTTTAGTTTTGCACTATAAGAAAGTCggtttttagaaaaagctgctttttAGATTTAGCCTTTTAGTTTGATTTTTGGCTTTTAGAGGGCAAAAgacaaagccaaaagtcaaaccaaacaccctaaacTTGCCCCGGTCAATCCTCGTCGTCCTAGTACACATGCTGGGATTCTTTTTTACCTGTGATCCCCGGGATTGCACATGAGTGACAtgcggcggcggcagcggttTGGGATCTAATGTCCAGCACAATTATCAACTAATCACCCTGTAAATCGTCAGTGTTAGTATAATAATCTCTACTACGTGCCAGAGTTTAAACAACGGGAGTATGCGACTTTCTGTAGCATCACGAGACCGGCCGAACCCAACAACATACGTCAAACGAAATCGGTACACCTCCAAAATCCTGCGGGGCCCGCACGCATTTTTCAGTTCCATTCCCAACAGCCCCACCACGCCCAACCCAACGCACACACCCCGTCTCTGCCACCGGCCGCAGGGCCCAGTGGACAATGGCCCACCTGTCATTCAGACATTCGACCAGCGTAATCTTCAGCTCTATTTATTACTGCTATATCAGGGAGTAGGCACCAGCCCACCGACTGGTGTTAGTGTGTTACGGGCTTACGGCCGTGTTCATCTTGCTGCTCGCCTGCTCTCCCCGTTCCGTCCTGCGAGGAGGAGATCCGCATTCCGGAGGGAAACGGCGAAGGGTCTCACTCGATTTATACTCGTGCCGTACTGCTGCTGCTATCTTCTCTATCCCCATTACTCGTGCAATGGCGAGGAGGCCGTAGTGCTAAGTGGAGCAGCGGCAGGCAGCGCAGCGCAGGCCAACGCGGAATTGCTCGCTGCTGCGGTCCAGTGGCGTGGCGGCACGCGTGTCGCGTTCCATGCGGCACTAGCGCGGCCCCTGAGATCCATCCGCAGCAGCAGGCATGTCGCGCGCGTTGTACAGGGGCGTGTCGGGGATCGGCGGCAAGCTGGCGGCGGCGGACGAGGCGTACGCGTACTACGACCCCAAGGAGCCCAGCGAGAACAGCATTGGCGGCGGCTTCGGCCGGGGCGGCGCGCGGAAGCGGCACCTCGCGGACGCGGCGGTGAAGGTCGGGGTCCTGCTGCTGGTGGCGGCCGCGCTCGTGGGCTCGGTCGCGTGGGCGGGGACGCTCTACGCGGggcgcggcgcggcggcgcgcgcggccgccgccgccgcgcaccGCGGGTACCGGCGGCTGCAGGAGCAGCTGGTCGCGGACCTGCTCGACATCGGCGAGCTCGCGGGCGGCGGCGCCCGCGCCAAGGAGGCGGAGGTGTGCCCGCCCGAGTACGAGGACTACGTGCCCTGCTACTACAACGTCACGGACGCCGTCGACGTCTCGGATCTGGGCGCCGGCGTCGCCATAAGCTACGACCGCCAGTGCACGCGCGACGGCAGGGTCACTTGCCTCGTCGCGCCACCGCGGAGCTACCGGATTCCGGTCCGATGGCCCAGCGGCAAGGGCTTCATCTGGAAGGACAACGTGCGGATTAGCGGGCACGAGTTCTCGTCCGGGAGCCTGTTCAAGAGGTGTGTCAACAAAATTTGCCCCGTCCGTGAAATTCGAGGTGTTGTTGGGTTTGGTCTGCTGGTTGTGAATTGGGTGGTTGCTCATTGATAACAGGATGATGGTGGAGGAGGACCAGATCTCGTTCCCGTCCGACGCGCACATGGCCGACGGTGTGGAGGATTATGCCCATCAAATTGCCGAGATGATTGGGTTGCGTAATGAGTTCAATTTCAATGAGGCTGGAGTGAGTTGTTGCCACCTGTTCAGTTTATTACTACCTGTAATTACCTATTTCACTTTCAAATCTAGTGAAGGCACGTCCAGAACTAGCTGAAGTAAAAGTATAGAACTGAACCAATGATATTTCTGTCGACGAGGTGTCCTTTTGTACAAAATCTCATTCTTAAAAGAGCCACCCACTCTTGCTATTGCTAGTGCTCTTCGTCAACACCATATGAATTTGCTGGCTTCTGCCAAGGTTTTCCGTACATTTAGGTTTTTTTTCAAGGACTCAACACCTGTACTTAGTGGTTCCAATAAGTAAGCATTGCGATCTCCTTAAAGCATTTGCTTTGGGTTTGGTACCTTTTCAAGTatttaaatttaaattttaatggttgtccagttcttttGGGGAAAAACTGTTCTGTTTATTTGGAAAACAGTATTTCGTCGTAAATTGTTTCCGTGTCTGATTTACCAGTTTAAGAATTTTTTTTATCGACCTgcggggggtaagacagcccccgggCATTGTATTAAGAAAAAGACTTTCTCACATTTGTCGAGAAAACCCCTGAACCCCTGTCCCACTTTTACCAGTTTAAGCATTAAGCTGATCCTTTTACATCATGATTTGTTATTCAGCTACACTTGTCTGTTGTAGTCTTTCCACTTGTCCTTCAGAAATATTGCATGTTGAGTAGACTTGCTGGAAGTGCCGGTCTATTTCTACTTAATTTGACAAATATACATGCCCAATGTGCTGGAAAGTGTATGTCAGAGTTTACTACTGTACCTGCAAAAGTATGTTGGCAGGACCTTAGGATCTCCACTATGATCCATTATTTGAACATTATTTTTTAAAATATCATTATGCAAAACACAGTTGGACATACCTTGTAGACCACTTTATGCTCTGACTGCCTAGAGTAAGACTTTGGATAATTGTTATGTACTTATGTTTACTGAAACTCTTCTTGCTGATGGTGTTTCTTCTATGCCATTTTCAGGTCAGGACAGTCCTTGACATAGAATGTGGATTTGGTACCTTTGGGGCACATCTTTTTGAGAGAGATCTCTTGACCATGTGCATTGCTAACTATGAAGCATCAGGCAGCCAAGTGCAAATTACACTAGAGAGAGGCATTCCTGCAATGATTGGTTCATTTGCAACGAAGCAGCTTCCATATCCCTATCTTTCCTTTGATATGGTGCATTGTGCGAAATGCAATATCGAATGGTACAAAAATGGTACGTCTTAAGTCTTCTTCTTCCACATGTCTTGGCTCTTATTAAATATAATGTTATTAAGCAATATATTAAGTTAGCACTTCACATGTAAAGATCAATATAAATGTCTAGCTGCATATTAAATATTTGAGGATGTACAGTTGTGGGTAACTTTTGGTTGACTTCTAACCCTTGCTACTGCAAACTTTGCATACATATGATTTCTGTAAAGACACGTTTAATTTGGTACTCTAGGATGGCGATAAagtagtactccctccgtttctttttatttgtcgctggatagtgtaaaattgcactatccagcgacaaataaaaagaaacggagggagtatctcTTACAGTCTTACTAAATATGTAAACATCACTTTTCTCTGTAATTTTGCAGATGGCATTTTCTTAGTTGAAGTGAACAGGCTTTTGAGGCCTGATGGGTATTTTGTATGGACATCAAATTTGAATACACATAGAGCCTTGCGTGACAAAGAAAATCAAAAGAAATGGACAGCCATTCGTGACTTTGCTGAGGGTCTTTGTTGGGAGATGCTGTCACAACAAGATGAGACAATTGTATGGAAAAAGACAAATAAAAGGGACTGTTACAATTCGAGGTACTATGCTGCTTATCAACACCTACAAGTTTTATAATAATAAATGTTTACCTGTTTAGACTAGTAATTAACTTACAGAGTCGTTTTACAGAAAATCTGGGCCTGAGCTATGTGGCCATGATCCAGAATCACCATACTACCAACCACTAAACCCCTGCATATCAGGCACAAGAAGTCAGCGTTGGATCCCCATTGAATATCGTACCACCTGGCCATCTCAGGCTAGACAAAACTCAACAGAATTGGACATACATGGTAAGTATTTGACCACATCCACATGGTACAATTGGAAAAACAAGCAAACAAATCAACAAAGTTAAAAAATATGTTAGTGTCTTAATGTTCAAATGCTTGTCTGTCTTGCATTAACAACCTTATAATTTAACAGGTGTGCATCCTGAAGTCTTTGCTGATGATACCTCAAGCTGGGACTCCATGGTGCGAAACTACTGGTCTTTGCTATCTCCACTTATATTTTCAGA
Proteins encoded:
- the LOC103654244 gene encoding probable pectin methyltransferase QUA2, with protein sequence MSRALYRGVSGIGGKLAAADEAYAYYDPKEPSENSIGGGFGRGGARKRHLADAAVKVGVLLLVAAALVGSVAWAGTLYAGRGAAARAAAAAAHRGYRRLQEQLVADLLDIGELAGGGARAKEAEVCPPEYEDYVPCYYNVTDAVDVSDLGAGVAISYDRQCTRDGRVTCLVAPPRSYRIPVRWPSGKGFIWKDNVRISGHEFSSGSLFKRMMVEEDQISFPSDAHMADGVEDYAHQIAEMIGLRNEFNFNEAGVRTVLDIECGFGTFGAHLFERDLLTMCIANYEASGSQVQITLERGIPAMIGSFATKQLPYPYLSFDMVHCAKCNIEWYKNDGIFLVEVNRLLRPDGYFVWTSNLNTHRALRDKENQKKWTAIRDFAEGLCWEMLSQQDETIVWKKTNKRDCYNSRKSGPELCGHDPESPYYQPLNPCISGTRSQRWIPIEYRTTWPSQARQNSTELDIHGVHPEVFADDTSSWDSMVRNYWSLLSPLIFSDHPKRPGDEDPQPPFNMLRNVLDMNAHFGGFNAALLKAGKSVWVMNVVPTDAPNYLPLIFDRGFIGVQHDWCDAFPTYPRTYDMVHADGFLSLQKNHKHRCSTLDIFLEVDRILRPEGWVIIRDAAPLIEAARSVVTQLRWDARVLDLDIASDEKLLVCQKPFLRK